The Spirosoma sp. SC4-14 DNA window CCGATTCGATAGTAGTCACTCGCCCTAACCGCCCCGGCATTGAAGAAGCCCGTGCCAATGTGGCCGAAATTGACTTTAAATACCTAACGGCCAAGTCGAAAATCTCGTTTAAAAGCCCGAATCAGGATATCGACAATGCCAATATTAATATCCGGGTTCGGAAAGACAGTGTGATCTGGCTATCGGTTTCGAAGTTAGGACTAGAAGCCGTTCGGGGCCTTATCACACGCGATTCCATTACCATTGTCGATAAGATTCATAAGGAATACTCTGTATACGACTTCCCAACGCTAAGCAGGCAATTCAATTTCAACATGAACTTCGAATTGCTACAGGCACTCATTGTTGGTAATTTGCCCCTACCCAAACGACCTGCTCAAAAAATCAAGAACGAACGGGATTATTTGTTGCTGCGGCAAAGTGAAGGCAAGGTTCTGGTCGAAAATTATATTGGTGAGGAGGACCGTAAGCTCAAAAAACTTATGGTGACCGAGCAACCTACCAAAAACACATTACGATTAGATTACGAAGATTTCACGTCGCTCAACAACTTTTTATTCCCCTATACCAGCTTAGTAACGCTCGATTATCAATCGAAAACCGATGGGCAATTTTATCAAACATTGCTCCGTATTAAGCACAATAAAGTTGAACTCGTCGATAAAAATCCGGGATTTCCGTTCACCATTCCGGCCAGTTATCAACGCAGACCGTAATTCTGTATTTCCGACACTATGCAATCGAATACCTTTTCCTGTTCTATACTCATACGACTAAGCCTGAGCTTACTGATAGGTCTTGGCTTTATCGTATCGCCTGGAATAGCTCAGCAAACCCAACGCAATCGGCAGGCGCTGGAAAAGGAAAAAAAGCAGAACCTGGAAAAAATGGGGCAGATCCGAACAATTCTGAACCAGACAGCTTCCGAAAAAAAGGTGAGTATGGGGCAACTCAAAGCGCTTAATCAACAGATTAACACGCAGTCGCAGCAGATAAATCTGCTCAACAAAGATCTCAGGCTTACGGAGGCCGAAATTGCGGAGCTTCGTCAGGCCAGCACCCGACTCACCCGCGATCTCAACAAACTCAAAGCCGAATACGGCTCCATGATTTATGCAGCCGACAAGCGCCGTCAGCAGGTAAATCCACTGGGCTTCCTGTTTGCCTCCGACAACTTCAACCAGTTGGTTGCCCGGTATCGATATCTGCGCCAATACTCCGATGCCCGCTTAAGTCAGGTTCGCCAGATGACCAATGTCCAGAATATGTTGCAGAACCAACAGCGGGCAACGCAGCATAAACGTCAGGAGCAGGAAGGAACACTGGCAACGAAGGTGCAGGAAGGCCGGAAGCTGGAAAAACTGAAGGAAGAGAAAGATCAGGTTGTTAAAACCTTAAGTACCAAAGAAGCCGAACTACGGGCCGAACTGGCCGAAAGTCAGCGAGCAGTTGGCCGACTCGAATCAATGATTACGCGGTTGATTGCACGTGAAGCCAAAGAACGTGCCGAACGTGAAGCCCGCGAACGCGCCGAGCGTGAACGACTGGCCAAAATTGAGGCAGCCCGCAAAGCTGCCGAACGAAAACGTGCCGAAGATGCCATTGCAGCCGCCGAAAAAGCGGGAGAAAAACCAGCTCCTGCCGATGTAGCCACCGTTGAACGCCCGGTGGAAACGACCCCTGCACCCAAACCCGACGAGCGCCGGAACAATAACCTCAATGATGAAGAAACGGCACTGGCATCTTCATTTACAGCATCGCGGGCGCATCTGCCGTGGCCCGTTTCGAAAGGATTTATTTCGGATCGTTTCGGGCGAAAACCCCATCCGGTACTGAAAGGTATTTATGTCGAAAATCAGGGAATCGACATTCAGACCAATGCTGGGGAAAGTGTTCGTACGGTTTATGATGGTATTGTTCAGGACGTTACCAGTATGCCCGGCATGAACAACGTGGTGGCGATTCAACACGGCGATTACTTTACGGTTTATGCTAAACTGCGCACGGTTTCGGTTCGGGTAGGACAACGGGTGAAAGCCCGCGAAACCATAGGCACCGTAGCCACCGATAAAAACGGTGTCTCGGAACTTCAATTCCAGATATGGAAAGAATTTACCAAGCTCAACCCCGAAACCTGGCTTGTGCCGCATTAAGTGGTTGTTATTGATAGTCAGTTATTGGTCATTTGTTTTATTCCAATCTTTAATGACAAATGACTAACCACCAATCGTCTTCCGTTGGCAGTTAGTAAAAAGCCGTACCTTTGCAGCCATTTGACTGCTCATTCAGAACTGCCAACCGGTCACTACCATGTCTGTTCATAATCCCGATATCAAGCGCGTTACGACGCATACGATCCAGGAACTTAAAAATAAAGGCGAAAAAATCACAGCATTAACCGCTTACGACTATTCGATGGCCCGGGTTGTCGACCAGGCGGGCGTAGAGCTAATTCTGGTAGGTGATTCAGCCTCCAACGTAATGGCTGGCCACGAAACAACCCTGCCCATTACGCTCGACCAAATGATTTATCACGCCAGTTCAGTGGTGCGTGGGGTCAAACGGGCGCTGGTGGTTGTCGATTTACCCTTCGGGTCTTACCAGGGTAACTCGTCCGAAGCACTGCGATCGGCCATACGAATCATGAAAGAATCCGGCGCGCACGCCGTAAAAATGGAAGGTGGACAGGAAATCAGAGAATCGATTGTTCGCATCCTTAGCGCTGGCGTTCCAGTAATGGGGCATTTGGGACTGACTCCGCAATCAATCTACAAATTTGGCACCTACGCCGTTCGGGCCAAAGAAGATGCCGAAGCCCAAAAACTCATCGACGATGCCCATATGCTTCAGGACCTTGGATGCTTTGGTGTCGTACTCGAAAAAATTCCGGCGACTCTAACGAAAACGGTTTCGCAAAGTCTGACCATTCCAACCATTGGCATTGGTGCCGGGCCTGATGCCGACGGTCAGATTCTGGTCTTTCACGACGTGTTAGGCATCAATAAAGAATTTAAACCCCGTTTCCTGCGTCGATATGCCGACCTGCATACGGTTATGACTGAGGCTATTGCACATTATGTCGATGATGTAAAAGCCAACGACTTTCCGAACGAGAACGAAGCATATTGAGTTAGTAAAGAATCCCGTTTGGGGATAAGGGGTAATTATTATGAAGAAGAAACCATTTCAGGTTATATACGAAGACAATCATCTCCTGATTGTGAATAAAGAGCCAGGGATTTTGGTTCAGGGCGACCGTACGGGCGATGTTACACTACTAGACGTCCTGAAACAGTACGTTAAAGAAAAATACAACAAACCCGGCGAGGTCTTTCTGGGATTGGTTCATCGGCTCGATCGCCCGGTGAGCGGACTTGTTGTTTTTGCTCGTACATCCAAAGCACTGGAGCGTATGACGGAGCTTTTTCGCAAACGTCAGATTCAGAAAACATACTGGGCTGTTGTTCGCCAAAAACCGCCTAAAAACACCGATAAACTCGTAAACTGGCTCATAAAAGATGAGCAGAAAAATCAGGTTACGGTTTATGATTATGAGGTTCCAGGCTCACAAAAAGCCGAGCTATCGTATCGGGTTCTGGGCCGAATAAACGAACATTATCTGCTCGAAGTAAGCCCCATCACGGGCCGTCCGCATCAGATTCGGTCGCAACTGGCGCATATGGGCTGTCCCATTCGGGGCGATGTAAAATACGGTTACGATCGCGCCGTGCCGGATAAGAAAATCTATCTGCACGCCCGTCGGTTATATTTCATTCATCCCGTAAAAAAAGAACCGATTCTCTGTAAGGCGGGTCTACCCAACGATCCATTCTGGGAAGAATTTCTGGACCTGGACGATGAAAACTACAAAGACAAGAACATGGATCACATCTTTGAGTAACATAAAAGAAAGGCGGAGCTAATAAGCCCCGCCTTTGCTGATTCAGGTTGATTCAACAAAATATCTTGTCATTAGCCGCTGGCAATTGATCATTAGAGCAGAGCTACATAACAAATGTCTAATTGCCAATGACTAACCAACTACTTAATAGTTGCCAATGGGAAACGAATAGCCAACCGATAC harbors:
- a CDS encoding DUF4292 domain-containing protein — protein: MNKYLLFTLVLEVFIVTEGCRRRHLSRVGGPTPTASASKPDSAGVALSDSSATTLPADSIVVTRPNRPGIEEARANVAEIDFKYLTAKSKISFKSPNQDIDNANINIRVRKDSVIWLSVSKLGLEAVRGLITRDSITIVDKIHKEYSVYDFPTLSRQFNFNMNFELLQALIVGNLPLPKRPAQKIKNERDYLLLRQSEGKVLVENYIGEEDRKLKKLMVTEQPTKNTLRLDYEDFTSLNNFLFPYTSLVTLDYQSKTDGQFYQTLLRIKHNKVELVDKNPGFPFTIPASYQRRP
- a CDS encoding peptidoglycan DD-metalloendopeptidase family protein yields the protein MQSNTFSCSILIRLSLSLLIGLGFIVSPGIAQQTQRNRQALEKEKKQNLEKMGQIRTILNQTASEKKVSMGQLKALNQQINTQSQQINLLNKDLRLTEAEIAELRQASTRLTRDLNKLKAEYGSMIYAADKRRQQVNPLGFLFASDNFNQLVARYRYLRQYSDARLSQVRQMTNVQNMLQNQQRATQHKRQEQEGTLATKVQEGRKLEKLKEEKDQVVKTLSTKEAELRAELAESQRAVGRLESMITRLIAREAKERAEREARERAERERLAKIEAARKAAERKRAEDAIAAAEKAGEKPAPADVATVERPVETTPAPKPDERRNNNLNDEETALASSFTASRAHLPWPVSKGFISDRFGRKPHPVLKGIYVENQGIDIQTNAGESVRTVYDGIVQDVTSMPGMNNVVAIQHGDYFTVYAKLRTVSVRVGQRVKARETIGTVATDKNGVSELQFQIWKEFTKLNPETWLVPH
- the panB gene encoding 3-methyl-2-oxobutanoate hydroxymethyltransferase — encoded protein: MSVHNPDIKRVTTHTIQELKNKGEKITALTAYDYSMARVVDQAGVELILVGDSASNVMAGHETTLPITLDQMIYHASSVVRGVKRALVVVDLPFGSYQGNSSEALRSAIRIMKESGAHAVKMEGGQEIRESIVRILSAGVPVMGHLGLTPQSIYKFGTYAVRAKEDAEAQKLIDDAHMLQDLGCFGVVLEKIPATLTKTVSQSLTIPTIGIGAGPDADGQILVFHDVLGINKEFKPRFLRRYADLHTVMTEAIAHYVDDVKANDFPNENEAY
- a CDS encoding RluA family pseudouridine synthase, whose protein sequence is MKKKPFQVIYEDNHLLIVNKEPGILVQGDRTGDVTLLDVLKQYVKEKYNKPGEVFLGLVHRLDRPVSGLVVFARTSKALERMTELFRKRQIQKTYWAVVRQKPPKNTDKLVNWLIKDEQKNQVTVYDYEVPGSQKAELSYRVLGRINEHYLLEVSPITGRPHQIRSQLAHMGCPIRGDVKYGYDRAVPDKKIYLHARRLYFIHPVKKEPILCKAGLPNDPFWEEFLDLDDENYKDKNMDHIFE